The genomic window TTAACTTAGCTGATTATTAACTTATCTGACTTCCCTGAAATGCCAATAAAAACACTCTTCAAGACTTTTCTCAGACTGTTTGTCGTCTTTCTTTTTACCATTTTGATCAATCAATTATTGTTTGGAAATACGTTTTTGAACAATAAGACAATAGAATTTCAATTGCACGATCTCTTTATTATTTTCCCATTAAACTTCTTGTTTATCATTCAATTTTTATCGCATTTGTTTCTTTACAGTATCATCAGAATGTGTTATTCGAGTAGGATGTATAATCATCGAATTTATTTTATGGAAGGATTATCTCTTTTGGTCATCACAACGTGTTCATTCTTACTCTATTATGTCATTCAATTTCATAGAGAAGCCCTTCATTTTTATCAAATGAATGATATTGTATCAGGTAAAGTAAATGATTTCACTATGATCTATTTCATGGAATACTTTCTATCTATATTTTTCTTGACGTTTCTCTTTGTGTTCATCCTTCTATTAAAAAAGCAATTTGATATTAAAGGCAGATTTGTGTCTTAATATTTATGAGGAGAAAAAAAGAATTAATTACTTTTACAATCGCAAACAATTTATATCAAAAGAAATAGCTGAATTTGAACAAACAGTAACTATTTATCTTAACATGATATTATTTTTTAAACTTGAAAATCAAAAACTTAAAAACCAACGAAGATGGATTATAACAGAAAAGTAGGCTTTGGGGAAAGATTCGTATCTATGATTATAGACCATATTTCTATGACTTTCTTATTGGGAATGATCGCAGTTCCCATTCAAATGTCGGTTATGTCTGAATTTTTTACTTCTCCAGGTATTAATTCCGATCCTGATCAACTTTTTGGATCTATAAAAACCTTGATGATTCCTTATTGTTTCATATATGCTTTGTATTTCTGTAAGGATGCTTTTAAAGGAAGAAGTTTAGGGAAATTGGCTACAAATCTTCAGGTGTATGATAATAAAACCGATGAAATAGCCTCTCCAATTAAATGTTTTGTGCGAAATATCTCAATTATTATATGGCCTATTGAAGTGATTATGGTGATGATTAATCCCAACAGAAGAATTGGTGATTATATCTCAGGGACCTATGTTGACATTTATGATAAGAAAGCAAATGCAAAAGTTGATTTTCCTAAAATTGGGATTTCATACGTTCTATCAGTTTTAGTAATGGGAATATGTATGTCACCTTTAGTCCTTTGGTTGGAATATCTCGGTTCAATCGTTAATGATAAGGAAGTTTATGTAGATACAGTAGTGAATGAAAAAGTCGTTTATGATGAATTAAGCTATTATTTTGATTCATTAGAGATGAACATGGATGATCAATACATTCAGTTAAAAGTATATGCATCACCCAATGTTTATCTAAACTCTATTAACGAAGTGAGAGGTTTAGTGGAACCTATTATGAAAGAGAAGTTCCCATATCATAAAGTGGATTTAGATATTATTTATACCGAAAACGGAACACAAGAAGAACTAAATATTGATTTTTATACCAACTAAATAATAATGCACCCAACTAAAAACACCAACCAATTTTTTCTTTTACTTCTTCTTTTTCCCATTCAGCTTTGGGCACAAGATATTTCTTTAACTATTGATTCTTTGGTTTCGAAGTATCAAAAAGAATATCAAATACCAGCCTTGACAGTGGGAGTTGTTCAATCTGATACCTGTTATTTGGGTATTGAAGGAGTAGTTAGGATAGAAAAAAATCAAAAGGTGAGACTCAACGACAAATTTCATTTGGGGTCGAATACCAAAGCCATCACATCATTCATTGCTTTCAAAATGATAGAATCTGATGAGATATCACTAAACACTAAATTTTTTGATATTTGTTCGGATTTGAAAGGTGAAATTTCGACTGAATATCAAGAGATCACATTAGGAGATTTACTTTCTCACCAAGCTGGAATACAGCCTTATACGAGTGGTTTGGAATATGAAAAACTTCCAGCGTTAAATGGTTCCATATCAGATAAAAGAAAACAATTTTCGGAGTTTGTATTAAATGAAGAATCGGTAGCTAAGGGAACCTATTCTAATGCAGGATATATTCTAACTTCCTTAATGTTAGAAAAAGCCGCTCATCTTTCCTTCGAAAAGTTGGTGGATAAGCATATGAAAGCACTCGACTTGGACTATTTTATTGGGTTTCCAA from Flammeovirga yaeyamensis includes these protein-coding regions:
- a CDS encoding RDD family protein, with the protein product MDYNRKVGFGERFVSMIIDHISMTFLLGMIAVPIQMSVMSEFFTSPGINSDPDQLFGSIKTLMIPYCFIYALYFCKDAFKGRSLGKLATNLQVYDNKTDEIASPIKCFVRNISIIIWPIEVIMVMINPNRRIGDYISGTYVDIYDKKANAKVDFPKIGISYVLSVLVMGICMSPLVLWLEYLGSIVNDKEVYVDTVVNEKVVYDELSYYFDSLEMNMDDQYIQLKVYASPNVYLNSINEVRGLVEPIMKEKFPYHKVDLDIIYTENGTQEELNIDFYTN
- a CDS encoding serine hydrolase domain-containing protein; protein product: MHPTKNTNQFFLLLLLFPIQLWAQDISLTIDSLVSKYQKEYQIPALTVGVVQSDTCYLGIEGVVRIEKNQKVRLNDKFHLGSNTKAITSFIAFKMIESDEISLNTKFFDICSDLKGEISTEYQEITLGDLLSHQAGIQPYTSGLEYEKLPALNGSISDKRKQFSEFVLNEESVAKGTYSNAGYILTSLMLEKAAHLSFEKLVDKHMKALDLDYFIGFPNKQNLNYPWGHWEENQQLISLSPTHFYKLEDYTLAAGDVSMNIENYARLVQFHLTGLMGENNYITSDSYQKMHYGLENYAYGWGNMKTKTSKISFHDGSAGTYFCHTVLVPSKGSAIIVMANSATEEHQKAVYKLRDELIRFSGKLLE